In Lolium perenne isolate Kyuss_39 chromosome 5, Kyuss_2.0, whole genome shotgun sequence, the sequence CACTGGCTCGCGTAGCCAGGAGCGTGCTGAGCGAATGGAATGGGTCGGCCTTCTGACAACGATGTAGCCATGTAGGGTTACCTCTCTCACACGCCGGCGCGTGGCTGGGAGGGCGCTGAAGACTCCTTCCAAGCCTGCGCTGTCGGCCAGGGTGGCTGCAGCGAAGACCCCGTCCAAGTCCGCCTTTCGTGTGGTCCTATTCCTTCCAGGTCTGAACTCTGACGTCAACATCCTCGCCTCGCGTCCTCCAACCACATCCAAGACTCCGGCCAAGGCACATGTCACCGCATTCCGCCAGGAAGAAGCGATGCACGCCCGTCGCCACTCCCGCAACAGCGTTCCTTGTGGCGCAGAACAGTGCGCAGCGGCAGAGGCACAACAGCACCGCGAGCAAAAGAGGTGAGTTCGACTTTGACAACTGCGGGGAGGCGCTGCTAAGAGTTCTTCCATAAGGAGCGCGAGGTGttcgccgccgccaccgacgaGCAGTCAAAAAAGGGGAGAAGGTGGGCTAAGAGGAAGCAAACAACGGATCAATGATAACATCTACGAGTTAGTTTTTACTGACAAACAATCAGGAGAGGATTTTTATTTAGGTTGTTATTGATGCAATGCATTTATCTAATTTTAGTCTCTTTTTAGATCGAGCTGGGACAACCACACATCAACTACAGGGcagaggagccggaggaaggtaATGGTAACTTAGCTGTTTTTCTACTCTGGAGTCGATTATAGTTTATTTGTATCTCCATATTCACTGTGTATTTGGTCTCTAATTTGACAGTCATCTGAATCATTAAAGTAGCAGCTGGAAAATCTCAAGGTGACCAGCCAGCATCCTTTAAAGCCGATAACAGAGCTGAATGAAAAAATTGGTTGTGGATATTTGAAGATTTTTTGTTAGTTGATTTTCTTTAGCACATAGCTATGAAGGAGAACCGACTATCAATGGATCTTTTTTGATAACTGATATATTTGCATAATGTTTATACATGGCTTCTTCTAAATCACTACTGCGGTAAGTGCCTGCACAAGAGGATGCCAATGGACTGCGTCGTGCACAGTGTGATTATTCTGGTTGAGTATGTTCTTGGTTCGATTCAAATGATGGCTAAAATGTGCGCCTTCATGACTTATCTACCTGATTGTTGTCTTCTATGATTGTTCAAGGGGATAGCTGAAACTTGCAGGGTTCTCCTATCACCTTCTTCATGCTATGTGCTCATGCACTTCCGACCCCTATGGTTAGCTAGAAATGTCAGCAGTCGCCGCTTGCCGGTTGTGACATGCTACCACTTAAGGGAGAGAAAAGTTTATGTCTTACATATCTCTTAGATCTAGATTGATCAAGCATTGATATGTTAAAAGTAGCATGGTGACTGGCTTGTTTTTTCTAATTAATGTATTGTTTTGTTCAAGAAATATTTTAGAAAGCATTTTAGTTCACTGCCATGTGAATTTGAAAGGCTTGATTGCATTGCCAAACTATTTGTCTTCATATTTGCAAGAGAATAAAGAGGCTAAACAATAAAATGAGTGCACATGACAATATATAGTGCCAAACTTCCCATCAAAAGGAACAATGCATCAGTGGGCGGTTTGTTCTTCTGGTTCAGATAGATGCATGGACGACCAAAGATGGATGCCGCTGGATCCTAGCTGCAGTCCAACAATGGGCACTTTAGACAACTATTTTCCATTCACCACTGCCCCAAATAGCTCAACTGATTTCTGGGTGCAGACAAACTCCAGCGAGTGAAGGCTGCACACCATAGGCAGCGTGAGCAGAATAAGATTCGTTGGGCTATGACCCAGCATTAGAAGGTGTCCTCATCCTCATTGATGGGTGACAAGTTACATTACTAGAACAAGCGCAGCAGGTTCAAATGAACATTCACATTCATCTGATACACGAGAGCAGAGATGATCAAGAGAATTTTTCTCCTATAACAATATGAACAAGAGGTGATGGATGCTGCAAGATCTGTTTTCCGCCAAGAGATCATTATCATGAATCATGTAGATGGTACATTGGTCTCAAGTCTCTCGAGAGGGAACATATCAAAAACACTGTCAAATTTCAAGCAACATGTCTTACGTTGATGAGGTCAGTCCTACAACCTTTGCTGATATCTTGCATTTAGAAATGTCAATTCCAGCAAAATAAATTGGAAGCTATGTACAACTATGCAAGCTGCATTGCAAGCTTGATATAGTGTAGGAGATGGCACTGAACTCCCACTTGTAGGATCGTGTCCTGATCTCATTTTCCGGAAAATGAATGAGGTGAAAATTTAGGCGACTAAAGGTGTTATTTTCATTTCATTTTCGATGAATGCTTTATTATGTGATCTTATGGAAATCTTGCAAGTGTATCTTCACTTGCATAAATGCAAGGTTACTGTATGGGTGTGGGTGAAGTTTTATCATCAGAGATGAATTCATTTTGAAAATGTTGGTATGCTGCATATTTTGATCGTTCGTCCTTATTTTAATTCCCTTAGTTCAGTCCTAGAAACATGAGCATATTTTGGGCTCTCTGAGTCTGCATCCAAGATTGGAGATGCAATGTCATAATGTGCAATGGCTACTGCAAGTCCGTATACAGAACCTGAAAAAATCCAAGGAAGCTTTGTTGTCTGATATAAATGGTAATGCATCCGCTGGTGAAGTTGGCTGAGCAAAATCCTATTTGGACAAGCATATCAAGTTTCTTACTCCATTGTTGTCTATTCTAGGGAAGCAGGTGCGTAATTTGGTGTGTACATGCCATTTTGTTAAAGTGGTCATCATATGGTGATCAAGCGTTACAAATATTCAGATTTGCACCGTGGTACACCAAACTTAgggacccgtagcaacgcacgtgcATTCAACTAGTATCATATAAATAGCTGATTACAAGGTAATGAACCCTTTTACAATCTTCACCATAATGGCTTCAATCTCCTATAAACAGAAGGCACAAGATATGATTTGATTGCACCAATATCACTGAGATATCGGTTGCCTAACACGATATAGAACATAATTTTACACACGTATTGTTAATTACATTTATTAAGTTCAAAAAACGAAATTGCATTTATTTACTTTTACAGCAACGCGTCAAGCTCATCCATGGGCAGTCCTCCATACTACTTTGCTTACACTGGGCACCCAATTCTGAAGTTACATGCGGTGTACTGCTAGTACAGCGTAGAATCTTGACATACACTGAAAACACTTGCAagctgttactagaattatttctCAATCGGTCGTACGTAGCTCGATCGATGTCCTGATTACTATGATGGAGGTGCATCTGGTTGATTTTTGGGAAGTGCGGCTTGAAATGCAGGATGCTCATTGTAAGCTGCTTGAAGCCTTGCCAAGATAGGGTACTTTGACTGCCAGAGGAAATACCAATAGAAACTTATCATAAACAATGGTTTCCGCATAACCAGTGCAAGAACATTGCTTATTTGCATGTCACCTATTTCTATTAAGGTAGCATTATGAAACGTTGCATACCATATCGATCTGGAAGCGTGTCACACCAGCGTGGATCTGGGGTGCTATAAACACATCTCCCTGAAAATGGCCGCAATATATATAACACTTACTTAGTTGATGTTATTCAGTTAAAGAAACTTAGTTGATGCTACACTAACAGAGTCAACAGGAATTGTAGGTAGCCTTGTAGGAAAAGAAGAAAAGAGTCAAAGAAAAAAGCCTTTCACAAACCATTTGGACTTCatctccggtggcatatttactgTCACATCCTACCAATAGTTTTTCAATCGCTGAAACAAAATTACTAAGGATAAGTTCAGACTTCACACCAACAGATATGCTGTACATTACAAACATGGGACAGAAGAAAGAACATGAAAATAGTAAGTTTTTCTATGTCGTTTCGCTGAAAGTATGATACAATCCTAGTACGGTAATTATCTAGCAAACTGACAGAGTGGGAGAATAGCACCTCTGAAGCCTTTGTCAATATActgctgaaccatctggaggctcTCGTCAGCGTCCATTGTGCCAAGAAATGAACCCTACAGAAGATCATGTAAAACTAAGCCTAAGTGAATATTATCGCACTTTAAGTAAAGTGAAAGTTCAACATTTGGATTTTATCTTTACATACGATGACGGCGTGGCTCTGTAGAGGCTGGATGCTTGAACACACTATGCTTGCAATCTGGGGTAAGAGACAAACATACTTTTATGGTGTGTGCAAATTAAAACGAGTAATCAACAACAGAAACTGCATAAGATGGGTTCTAGATATCGTTAGCTGGTATTTCCACCTGTCTGTAAGATTTGCCAACTCATCACAATTTTTATCCAATATAGACCTAAACCTTATTTCAACAATTCAAAGTGTTtcgtgctaatggcaatgttgacCATAAATGTGCAAACAAATACTACATCATCATGCCAATATAACTTTAAGCAGACAAGTACCTGCAAATTAAGAGCTTTGTTTTTTAGATCTTGGGATAAGAGAGGATGCTGAGGATACTTGTCTTCCATATACTGCTCAATATAAAAAAAAATACGTTAATTTCTAGTATATCACTGCACACACGTTGTAAGAGTTAATTTTATAAGCTCAACAGATGCCATGAACAATTAGAGCTTACCAATATGATTGCAAAAGAGTCAGAAACAACCAAATCCCCATCTACTAATGCTGGGACAAACTTGACAGGATTGATTTTCTCATAATCTACAAAGTAGCAAGGACTGTGAAATAACATCATGAAGCATAAGATTTTTAGCATGGTGACAGAATGCAAGAAACATAGTAACAACAAACTCAAAGAGTAACCTACTTGGATCCAGGAAACTAGGTATGAAACTTCCATTTATAAACCTAGGAACATACTAACCCTGGCGAACTAATATGGCCTATAATGTCCATCTTTTAGGCCAAGAGTAACGCTTCTATATGGTTCCCTAACTTCTACAATATGAATATTTCAAAAGCTTCATTGCAATTTCATGAAGACATAAGAGAGCCTACAGGGAAACACATTTGCCTCACAGACTATAGCAAGTATTTCCTTTCTATGGTGAATGATAGCAAATAACAAAGGAGGAATCTGAAGGAGGAAAAATCTCAGTAATCATTGATACATACTTCATTATCTACACATGGTTGCAGTAACAAAGCTACCAATATAATTTCACTTTAGAGAACAATCGATCAAGGTAAAATCATGTCCACCAATATAGCAATAGGCAGATGTGCCTCTTTAGTAACTAGAAAATGCCAGCTGTGATCACTATTTAGAAATCACTGTGAACATTATGATCAGGATGACGCTAGTAATGGCAATAGCTCATCAGGgcttggtggtggtggcggtcatCTCCTCCGTCGAAGGTGGTCGGCCCAAAGCTGGATTGGCGGATCTCAAGATCCGTCATCTAGTCCCAGATGCGAGTTGGGGAGACATAGTCGGCGGTGAAAACCGAGCCGCCTGCGGTCATGGCGGCGGCGTTCTGCGTTGTTACTTTGATGAAGGCATCGTCAAGCAACTATTGTCAACCCACACTCGTGCTGTTCCTGGGAAAACCTTAAGATCCGGTCTTCCGGATCGGAGATGGCAGCGTTGTGGTGTCGTGTtccctcttggggcatcgttcaTGGAGCAGCTCTGGAGGGAAGAGGCAAGAGATGGAGAGGCGTGTTTTCTTGCACGGATTCTTCGGCGGAGATGTCAGGTCATGCCTAATGCCTGGTCCGATAGATGCTACACGCGGCAAATCTTCCGGAGATTTCAAGTCGCGTCAGTTGGTAGGACTCAGCGGCTTGGTGCCGAGGGGTCTCGGTGGCGACCGCTCGTGTGTAAGTGTTCGCGTGCAGGGTGATGGTGTTGTTTGGCACCATGGTGGTGTCAGTGACGGGCCTGGCGAGGGCCTTCACTTCGTTCTACAGCTTGGAGATGGGTTAGCGGAAGATGACGGCTGCGACTTCCGAAGCATGCACATGAGGCGCTCTCTCTAGTTTATCGGTGAGCCGATGATGCATAGGCGTTCGTTTTGGCTTGTGACCCGATGATGGTTGTGGCTGGGGAACTAGGCCCCCTATCGTCGAGCTAGTAGGTGATGCGTTGTCACCTTGTTTATACGGCTTCGGTCTATATGTTTGTTTGTAAGACTTTTGCCAATCTTTATTGCATAAATAAATGGAATAAAGGTCGTATGTATCACTTATACATAGGCTGGGTACTtccccattttgaaaaaaaaaatctgtcAGGCTGTAGACCATGTTACAGCTGCTTGCCGTAACAAACTGAAGACACTTCGGCTGTAATAAAGAGGAAGAATTTGCTGCGCACCTGGATCTGTCATGGGGTTGGTCGCCCTGTACTCAAAATCCACACCTTGAACACAGGTAAGAACGATGCAAATTAGTACAGACAGTATCAAATGGTACTAATAACATCTAAACAAATCTTATAAACTCCGGCCCTCCAAAATTCCGGAGTTACTTTCTCTGAATCACATCACTAGTCAAGAAAAGCTCTTCATCCGTAACTGACAAGGTTGACCTAGAGCTTTGACAACCGAGCATCCATAATCCTTCACGATTTGTGATCTTGCGACCTATGCGGCAGAATCAAGAAGCGAGGATGGTTGCTAGTACACACTTACCTTTGAGGTTGAGGGCGATCCGGACCCGTTGTGAGCAGGAGCTGAACCATTTGCTGTAGAGGATCGGCTTCCCCGTAGCGGACATGGCTGCCTCCTCCTGCTGCAGCCTGCAGCCCAGCTTACCCAACTGTTTTTCTATTGGGGAAATCGAATTTGTTCTCTTTACATCCTTTTTCTCTTATTGTCGCGACGTGAGCCATTTCCATTCtctgataaagggaatatattaatattaaaaTATACCAACTGCAACAACGCAGCatcctaatggcagtacggatgcacatagctaaaaaaagagaaaagaaaactaagaaacaaaaatcCCGCTATAACATAGGTTCTTTCCTCGTGGGCCGGCCTTTTTTCTCTGGAAAATGATTGGAAGGTTAAGAGCATGAGCAATGGAAGCGACCACTACCTACTTCCTCGTGGTAAAAAGTAGGTTAAAGTATCTATGTTGATTTTATTGCTACAATAGAAGCACCCAAGTAGTGACACCAGTAGAAAATCAAAAGCAAAGAAGAAGAGTTCCATCTTTTTTTAAGGGTCCACCACGAGCGAGAATTTCGCTAGGGCGATCGAGAGGCGATCGTGTTCCAGACCAGGGTTTCTCTCTCGGGGGCGGTTGTTCTCCGGCGGTGGGCCAGATCGCGACTGCGCGTTCTGCTCCTGCAGGTCGGGTGTGGTGCTCCCCGCTCCCTGGTTCGTTTTTCCCAGTCGAGGCGGTGGTTTCATGGCTTCGGCATCCTCAGCAGCGGCGGGGAAGGGTTCTCAGGCCAAGGCTCCGTCTAGGCCTAGGACTACATCACTGTCACCGGCGAAGGGCGATGAGGAACTGTCGGCTTCATTGTCGGCAAAGCTGGGTGATCTGGTTCTGACGAAGAAGGAGGCGTCGGGTTTGGTGATCAAGGATCTCGGACCAGGCCAGATTCCAAAGATGAAGTGGGTGAATGGTGATCGTCGGTAAGTCGTGTTCTCCAAGGAAATTGGTCATTGGCGCTCTGGAGGGCTATGCAGAGGGCATGGGGGCTCCATCGGCCGGCACAGTTCAAGGAGATCGGCGATAACCGTTTTGTCATCCGCCTTGGTTCAGAGGGAGACTTCAAGCATGTGATGAAGAATGGACCATGGCAGTTTGACTTCAATGCAATTCTCCTAGAAGAATATGATGGATCAATTCGGCCATCTGACATGGTCTTTGATAGGTTAGATGTCTGGGTTTGTGTTTTTGACCTCCCTCTGGATATGATGAATCGAGCCCATGGTGAGATGATTGGGAACTGGATTGGTAAATTCATTTCTGTGGAGGTGGATGAGGATGGTACTGCATGGGGAGAGGAGTTAAGAATTCGTGTTGAAGTTAAAGTTGATCAGCCTCTGGTGCGGGTCAGAGATTCGGAAGATGACAAGGAGGGGAAGTGGTTTGACATAAAGTATGAGAAAATTCCACACTTTTGCTTTGAGTGTGGGCGTCTAGTGCATCCGGCTCGTGAATGTGAAGCTGATAAAGAACGAATGCCACAATGGGGAGAATGGCTACAGGCATCACCGGGCAGGCACAAGAAAATGTACATGATTCAACGTCCATCTTTCTCTTCAGATAGCTTAAGTTCCAGGTCTGGGGAAAGAGAAAATTTCTCGCGTGATAGGGGGTCGGTGCTTGATCTCCCTCCAAGGAGAACCCTGTTCAGAGACTGGGCAGATTCAGGGTCATCCCGCACTGGCGGTGGTGATCAGTTTAGATCTGAACAGGAAGTGTCCAGCCCCAACAAGATATACCGTGGACAGCTTCCTGAGAAGGGAAAGGATGTGGCTCAAGCACAGTCTAAGAAGCCCATGACATATGTTCGTCGACCACGGGGTGTACCTAGTGACAATCAAGCGCCAAAGGGAGGTGGACAGCCACCGAACCCGCCACAGAAGAAAAGAAGGTCGCGACAGATGTGGGTGCCGCGAGCGGAGCTTACAAATGAGGGAGGAGAGGAACTGACTCTGAAAGGGAAGAAACAGAAGGTGAACTCAGTGTTTGACAGGATTTCTGTGCCAAATGACGAATCAGCGAGTCCCGCCCAGCGGGACCGCCGAACACAATGAATATCCTATCCCTAAACTGTCGCGAAGTGGGGTTGGACGCGACAGTGGGGGAAATGAGAGACCTGATCAGGTCACACAACCCAGCGGTGGTTTTTCTTTCTGAGACGAAGAAGAATTCAAAAGCTATGGAACGGATACAGTGGAGGTTGGGCTTTAGAAATGGAGTTGTTGTTGATTGTAAGGGGAAGGGAGGCGGGCTCACTCTTTGGTGGCGAGATGGGGTAGAAGTTTCGGTGCGGCTGTGGCGCCAATACTATTTGGATGCAAAGGTTAAGGTTGGTAATGCCGAGTGGAGATTCACTGGAATCTATGGTGAACCGCGTGCTGATCTCCGACAGAAAACGTGGGATGTTCTTCGCTATCTCCGTGCTCAAGATTCTCTCCCGTGGCTTTGTGCTGGCGACTTCAACGAGATTACCAGACAGGAGGAGCAGCTCGGAGGTAACCAACGTAGTGCAGCGCAGATGGTGACAAAGGattaatttgtcaatgcctacagatcgtagactagggttttgttagaagtagagggcaagtagatctcgaaggtttcagccgaaaagtactcgacgattgtgaaaactagggttgtgttgacagtagattcgattcctttctttgtccctcgactcccccttatatagagggtggagccgagggtttcgtaatacacaagttacagagttcgagaGGGTTTCATACCcaacccgtaagattacaaatctctatctttcctaatacaaactatctttccttaacactaaatgggcttccgagtcttcttattcttcgagtcctgggcctttagtaaaccccgggtaccatctttggcaggcccattggggatgcctatgtcagtagcccccgagatttttcttgaatcgaagaatcagggaaaatctccaactttacttATTACATAATCTTTCGATATGCAAATATtattttgtacagggataacggtagttggggctagttcatctgacggatcaggtactagttaactgctctagtggcaatccgcaaaaacctacttcaagatcacgtccctggacatgatctcgggatactggtgtaaacttcgacaggtgccgcttaaggtcttaccattctgtcgagtcccagtcatattttatcgggtacctaacgcgtctgttaggatttttcttcgtatctgttgatacggaaaaaagtagcagtccGCCGTCAGAGAcgatgccacgccgctcagaacggatctggggtcttaccttcgctaagttttgcggcattcagagatttattcgcgacttttagtgctctgagaatatattgtcgagtgcttttcggctgttggaatagcacattttatcgagtcatatttgatgacttatttgtcttcccgatgggagtatatgtagagttatctgtGTAACTCGGAATATGCTCACTTATGTTTCTTTATTTTAATCAggattcatcgggtacgcgaacagcgttcccgatgggagtagcccccgaggctacagccaagaacttgtgcttgggtgtaggctccacagaTTTATACCCTCTGCTGCTATATTTGTAATCCTTCTCGAtattttcatatctatcgggtgcgcgaccagcgctcccgatgggagtagcccccgaggctatggactAATGCTtggatttgatcataggctctcaccatttctatcttgtcatactcgaaattttctatttttccaaagtagcccccgagcgtttgggcaaaagcttgtatttgatcaaaggctctcgaaataatcttaCGTTGTCGATATTCTCGCCCGGCTTCCTAGTCGAATTTTTCTGTTACCACCATGACGTCATTGCTGATGGTAGCCACGATTTCTATATTGGAAGCATACGAAAACCGCTCCGCtcactgccctgtgggtccaaatTTCTCATctgattgacacgtcgtgcaagtgggggacacacgttctcCCCTTTTTCTGGCACACGttccgtaacttctccaatgttaaaatacttttttacccttgtgtcTACGTGGTTATCATCTACCGCACctcttttccatccaacggtccaacGCTTCGCCGCacatctatataagatctccttcttcttcctcgagcacttctgctcgcgccgttctcctactCTTCTCTGCAAAATCTTCTCCTGTGCCCCACAACTCcttaagctcatcttctccaagctgtactcctgcgccattgttgatgccaccgcgtcggttgatcaagcACAACACGCCTGAATTatcaatggctgccgtagatctggggACCGCGGaatgggaaaggtccaagattaccaaccaggacatcaatctcctgaagaagctggggattagcaagaaacccaaggcggtgtgcttccctagtgaagaaagctacccaacccctccaatggggtatcgggtaagtttcgtcgatcatctcatccgtggtctttccgcctccattcatccttttctccgtggattgctttttgtttacggtcttcaacttcaccaccttacgcccaactcaatcctccgtatctccattttcatcaccctctgtgaggccttccttggtgtccagcctaactgggcattatggaagcgcattttcttttgtcgccataatggctctcccaatgtcgcctataatataggcggcattgttatttctgttcgccccacagtcaattacttcgacgtcaaacttcctgagtcggttcaagggtggcgcaagaagtggttgtacattcaggaggagaaccatggatgtgctgaagacaacatccctccttttgatggtgccgagaaaatccttcgccgccgttcttgggatgcagaggctaccgaagaagaaaaaacttcgacagaggccttgatgactcgcatccatgaattgcaaaatactcgcggcaaagagttgtcaggtatccaaattacagcgtatttccttagagccagagtgcagcctcttcaggctcgcaaaaaccctctctggaattatgctggcgacaaggacacaGATTGGTTGTCGacgaatttggaggtcaaggacttggaaaagcttgtccgaaaaatctcctctctcAGCAAAAAGGATCCTGTCCCTtcctcttgtcg encodes:
- the LOC127299557 gene encoding glutathione S-transferase isoform X1 — its product is MSATGKPILYSKWFSSCSQRVRIALNLKGVDFEYRATNPMTDPDYEKINPVKFVPALVDGDLVVSDSFAIILYMEDKYPQHPLLSQDLKNKALNLQIASIVCSSIQPLQSHAVIGSFLGTMDADESLQMVQQYIDKGFRAIEKLLVGCDSKYATGDEVQMGDVFIAPQIHAGVTRFQIDMSKYPILARLQAAYNEHPAFQAALPKNQPDAPPS
- the LOC127299557 gene encoding glutathione S-transferase isoform X2, yielding MSATGKPILYSKWFSSCSQRVRIALNLKGVDFEYRATNPMTDPDYEKINPVKFVPALVDGDLVVSDSFAIILYMEDKYPQHPLLSQDLKNKALNLQIASIVCSSIQPLQSHAVIGSFLGTMDADESLQMVQQYIDKGFRGRCVYSTPDPRWCDTLPDRYVKVPYLGKASSSLQ